The Halalkalibacter krulwichiae genome has a segment encoding these proteins:
- a CDS encoding YbjQ family protein, producing MIMTTTTMIEGKPVESYLGIVTSEVILGANVVRDFFASITDIVGGRSGAYESKLQEGRESALNELEQRARRLGANAVIGIDLDFETLRDGMMMIVATGTAVRV from the coding sequence ATGATCATGACAACGACTACAATGATTGAAGGCAAACCAGTTGAATCGTATTTAGGAATCGTCACAAGCGAAGTGATTTTAGGGGCTAATGTAGTGAGGGACTTCTTTGCTTCGATTACGGATATCGTAGGTGGCCGAAGCGGAGCCTACGAAAGTAAGCTTCAAGAAGGTCGGGAGTCTGCTTTAAATGAACTGGAGCAAAGAGCTAGAAGGTTGGGTGCTAATGCGGTAATTGGCATTGACTTAGACTTTGAAACATTACGTGACGGAATGATGATGATTGTTGCGACAGGCACAGCTGTGAGAGTTTAG
- a CDS encoding spore germination protein codes for MPSIIGGPIKILSNSGVVNFGDTLNSSPKSVSKSVSGAGSAHTGDFQITNNGININNVLDPDVLDQNQGGNV; via the coding sequence ATGCCTTCAATCATTGGCGGACCGATTAAGATTCTTAGTAATAGTGGTGTGGTGAATTTTGGAGATACACTGAACAGTTCACCTAAATCTGTTTCGAAATCTGTTTCAGGTGCAGGTAGTGCGCACACAGGTGATTTCCAGATTACAAATAATGGTATCAATATTAACAATGTCTTAGATCCTGATGTACTTGATCAAAATCAAGGCGGAAATGTTTAA
- a CDS encoding Hsp20/alpha crystallin family protein, producing the protein MNDFFNDVPKPFKKFFGEDFWGNFDHMFQEFESQKKSQFPKTNIYESGNELICLLLLPGIERMDDINLNVNSNILSVSGTIHLPFESYHSNKEEIFAGSFKRDIQLPFPVRSDKVIASYKRGFLKVYLYRLLVKSSQSSIVIEDLEKE; encoded by the coding sequence GTGAACGATTTCTTTAACGATGTACCAAAACCATTCAAAAAGTTTTTTGGTGAAGATTTTTGGGGGAATTTCGATCATATGTTTCAAGAGTTTGAAAGTCAAAAGAAAAGCCAATTCCCAAAAACGAATATCTATGAATCTGGAAATGAATTAATTTGTCTTTTATTATTACCAGGGATTGAGCGAATGGATGATATTAATCTTAACGTAAACAGTAATATATTATCGGTTAGTGGAACGATTCATTTACCATTCGAAAGTTACCATTCTAATAAAGAGGAAATCTTTGCAGGGAGCTTCAAAAGAGACATTCAGCTCCCATTTCCTGTTCGAAGTGATAAAGTAATTGCTTCGTATAAAAGGGGATTTCTGAAGGTTTACTTATACCGTTTGTTAGTGAAATCGTCACAAAGTAGTATAGTCATAGAGGATTTAGAAAAGGAGTAA
- a CDS encoding spore germination protein GerPE — translation MLKRISVVKLIDVQVVTFSSVLEIGDAEEITPRHKALAVQREKELFYGREGNFNQYPLFSREIPKPQMDGSLIITRRNESHFINVNHIDITSISAGSIAQIGSNRLIDAEARVKHIRQLLGD, via the coding sequence ATGTTGAAGCGAATATCGGTAGTTAAATTAATTGATGTCCAGGTTGTTACGTTCAGTTCTGTTTTAGAGATTGGAGATGCGGAAGAAATTACACCTCGGCACAAAGCACTAGCCGTACAGCGTGAGAAAGAGTTATTTTACGGGAGGGAAGGAAATTTCAATCAATATCCTTTATTTTCACGAGAAATTCCAAAACCACAAATGGATGGCAGCCTCATCATAACAAGGAGAAACGAGTCTCATTTCATCAATGTCAATCATATTGATATTACAAGTATTTCAGCAGGGTCCATCGCCCAAATAGGATCAAATCGACTAATTGATGCAGAAGCAAGAGTAAAACATATAAGGCAACTTTTAGGGGATTAA
- a CDS encoding spore gernimation protein GerPD, with amino-acid sequence MNYTVINRHLNVENIRITGVSSSSIFLVGDTDCINLSSIFDTPPESLIIGPFVPLAFE; translated from the coding sequence ATGAATTATACTGTAATCAATCGTCATTTAAATGTTGAAAATATTCGAATTACCGGGGTTTCAAGTTCATCCATCTTTTTGGTAGGAGATACAGATTGTATTAATCTGTCTTCTATTTTTGATACCCCACCCGAGTCGTTAATTATTGGACCGTTCGTTCCGTTAGCTTTTGAATAA
- the gerPC gene encoding spore germination protein GerPC codes for MDYWNAYFQQVNSHIQMLNDRISTLEQSILTLQKELAAQRQNQQPTHIEYKFDQLKVETLEGTLNIGLSPHSQNEAIEDFHVQNHKLNVPRSREYQTSFEKIRSEIYHYLDHECIPVIEELEHKYQFPLQPEYRQFIINDVRNQIDPRIAQYLNQLNIEHLTREQIDELEFQTKSKVKGDINKTFELFIQNLPKETGGANQ; via the coding sequence TTGGACTACTGGAATGCTTATTTTCAACAGGTAAATAGTCATATACAAATGTTAAATGACCGAATATCAACATTGGAACAATCCATACTTACCCTTCAAAAGGAACTAGCAGCACAAAGACAGAATCAACAGCCGACTCACATCGAATATAAGTTTGATCAACTAAAGGTTGAAACGCTTGAAGGTACGTTAAACATCGGCTTAAGTCCCCATAGCCAAAATGAGGCAATTGAAGATTTCCATGTGCAAAATCATAAATTGAATGTTCCAAGAAGCAGGGAGTATCAAACATCTTTCGAGAAAATCCGGTCGGAAATTTATCACTATTTAGACCATGAATGTATTCCCGTTATTGAAGAACTCGAGCATAAATATCAATTTCCCCTCCAACCAGAATATAGACAATTTATCATTAATGATGTAAGAAATCAGATCGATCCTCGCATCGCTCAATATTTAAATCAACTGAATATTGAGCATTTAACTAGAGAACAGATAGACGAATTAGAGTTTCAGACCAAATCGAAAGTAAAAGGCGATATTAACAAAACCTTTGAATTATTCATACAAAATTTACCAAAAGAAACAGGAGGAGCAAATCAATGA
- a CDS encoding spore germination protein GerPB, with translation MNFFINQSINIQSIRINGLSNSSVLQIGSAGMIKALSNNYNTGGFTEPAPEAGQQATVTEALTPAVPLAPASV, from the coding sequence ATGAACTTTTTCATTAATCAAAGCATCAATATTCAGTCCATTCGCATCAATGGATTATCAAATTCTTCCGTACTTCAAATAGGAAGTGCTGGGATGATTAAAGCATTATCCAACAACTACAATACGGGTGGATTTACAGAACCTGCTCCTGAAGCAGGACAACAAGCAACGGTTACAGAAGCATTGACACCAGCGGTACCGTTAGCTCCAGCAAGCGTGTAA
- a CDS encoding spore germination protein, translating into MPAIVGAIKVNAVASSGVFNVGDVFRIAPVSTAKTFSGAGSFNTGDNLRVRNDYSVTNVNDSDVADQNITGVV; encoded by the coding sequence ATGCCAGCAATTGTTGGAGCGATAAAAGTGAATGCTGTTGCGTCCAGTGGGGTATTTAATGTCGGGGATGTATTTAGAATCGCCCCTGTTAGTACAGCAAAGACTTTTTCTGGAGCGGGTTCATTTAATACAGGAGATAATTTAAGAGTTAGAAACGATTATAGCGTCACAAACGTAAATGATTCGGATGTAGCGGACCAAAACATCACAGGAGTAGTTTAA
- a CDS encoding cache domain-containing sensor histidine kinase, producing MKSIQSRLLIMLIMFIILPYFLSVLLIYGYTKKNVERYELASSHDQMQEVSEHLEQYFQDMIHLPYMLYRNPDLFRISDDDVEDSVYSNPLIIEKALKTFYLMRREIRQVRYYIANEENSFSVYNAMISARKHQPDLLKQNSIHDLVNSEENFVIEPPHQIENYTDAAIIPQSDKTMVLTIHHKIMDVLSNELLGIITVDIDMDEYIRISNRLIQGGEESAFLMDSDGLIIYASDQDLIGKPMPTELRSQINQEEIYSDDGDIILSKTLSGPLDQWELVKITPSEFLFNEVRQTAHTNIIVGVGVVFLGLLMVVIISYKITRPIKLLSRKVRRIEGENMDKDVLFDDQREDEIGHLEKHIKGMMDRINLHIEREYKLEIENRKNQFKALKSQVNPHFLYNSLQSIGAVALRSNSPDVYKYVTSLSRMMRYSIRADQWVTVQSEVDYIKAYLDLQMERFRTSLSYSIDIHETILDIRVPSMILQPLVENFFKHCYEEGVYDAHLHVYGEVREEYLYLVVENDGPSLTDEELVALREKFYTTGDEEIDSHEHIGLKNIHERLVLNYGPRAGLEIDTKQGQGFSVRLKIPIRAKEDEKHESSIGG from the coding sequence GTGAAAAGCATTCAAAGTCGCCTCTTGATTATGCTTATTATGTTTATCATTCTCCCGTATTTTTTATCTGTGCTTTTGATATATGGTTATACGAAGAAGAATGTGGAGCGGTATGAGCTTGCAAGCAGTCATGATCAAATGCAAGAGGTGTCGGAACATCTCGAACAATATTTTCAGGACATGATTCATCTTCCGTATATGTTGTATCGAAATCCTGATTTATTTCGAATTTCAGACGATGATGTTGAAGATTCTGTTTATTCGAACCCGTTGATTATTGAAAAAGCACTGAAAACTTTTTATTTGATGCGAAGGGAAATCCGCCAAGTCCGGTATTATATTGCGAACGAAGAAAATTCGTTTTCTGTTTATAATGCGATGATAAGTGCCCGAAAGCATCAACCGGATTTATTAAAGCAAAACTCTATTCACGATCTCGTAAACTCTGAAGAGAATTTTGTGATTGAGCCGCCCCATCAGATTGAGAATTATACCGATGCGGCGATCATACCCCAGTCGGATAAAACGATGGTTTTGACGATTCATCATAAAATCATGGATGTCCTGTCAAATGAACTTCTTGGTATCATTACGGTTGATATCGATATGGATGAATATATCCGCATCAGTAATCGTCTCATCCAAGGGGGGGAAGAGTCGGCATTTTTAATGGATTCCGATGGTTTGATCATTTATGCAAGTGATCAAGACTTGATCGGAAAACCTATGCCTACCGAATTACGGTCGCAGATCAATCAAGAGGAAATATACTCTGATGATGGCGATATTATTTTGTCTAAAACCTTGTCGGGGCCGTTAGATCAATGGGAGTTAGTGAAGATCACCCCGAGCGAGTTCCTGTTCAATGAGGTGAGGCAAACCGCCCATACAAATATCATAGTCGGTGTGGGAGTGGTATTTTTGGGCTTGTTGATGGTTGTCATTATTTCTTACAAAATTACTCGTCCGATCAAACTCCTTAGCAGGAAAGTGCGGAGAATTGAGGGCGAGAATATGGACAAGGACGTGCTGTTTGATGATCAACGAGAAGATGAAATCGGCCATCTGGAAAAGCATATAAAGGGGATGATGGACCGAATTAATCTTCACATTGAACGTGAATATAAACTGGAGATTGAAAATAGGAAGAACCAGTTTAAGGCTCTAAAGTCTCAGGTGAATCCGCACTTCTTATATAATTCATTACAGTCCATCGGTGCGGTTGCTTTAAGGTCTAATTCTCCGGATGTGTATAAATATGTGACGTCCCTCTCTCGCATGATGCGATACTCCATTCGTGCAGATCAATGGGTGACGGTTCAAAGTGAAGTGGATTATATAAAAGCCTATTTGGACCTTCAAATGGAGCGTTTTCGAACAAGTTTAAGCTACTCAATTGATATACACGAAACAATTCTTGATATTAGAGTTCCGAGTATGATTTTACAACCGCTTGTTGAAAATTTCTTTAAACACTGTTATGAAGAGGGAGTTTATGATGCTCATTTGCACGTTTATGGAGAAGTACGAGAGGAATATTTATATCTAGTTGTTGAAAATGATGGACCGAGTCTAACGGATGAAGAGTTAGTGGCGTTAAGGGAAAAATTCTATACGACGGGTGATGAAGAAATCGATTCACACGAGCATATCGGCCTGAAAAATATTCATGAACGGTTAGTTTTAAATTACGGACCGAGAGCAGGACTGGAAATAGATACGAAGCAAGGACAAGGGTTTTCCGTGAGGCTTAAGATTCCAATACGTGCAAAGGAGGATGAAAAACATGAAAGTTCTATTGGTGGATGA
- a CDS encoding response regulator — protein sequence MKVLLVDDEFNVRDVIRSLGQWQTYGVTTVLEANNGKEAKRLIERESPEIIFTDVKMPEMSGIELIEWLDAISYPGKVIMVTVCDDYSFMRKAIQYSSFDYLLKPIEVDALNQALSGAVNAWKSEEEERQNKESGIYEDVKSLRMNRVVTAACNGEPFDAGQISLCLPQADGYDLALLSFYQMHDSDSYIQLLTKELCDRKWGNAFALLNDHHLCVVMTVPGKWLAVEEWISHHFDIPIRYFSIPLKSLEDLPSSFQAAQREMDDLNFRSINRLTHVDDAMRMHDIVAYVDKYFTEEVSLEKLSNRFFLSREHISRRFKQEKGVTLSEYVTQLRIEQAKQWLIQTDEKVYSISIKLGYQDGNFFSKLFKKMVGMTPIQYRDYRKGKTEKVK from the coding sequence ATGAAAGTTCTATTGGTGGATGATGAATTTAATGTGCGGGATGTCATTCGTTCCTTGGGACAGTGGCAAACATACGGGGTTACGACGGTTTTGGAAGCCAATAATGGCAAAGAGGCAAAAAGGTTGATTGAACGGGAATCGCCGGAAATTATTTTTACAGACGTGAAAATGCCCGAAATGAGCGGGATCGAATTAATCGAGTGGCTAGATGCGATCTCTTATCCGGGTAAAGTGATTATGGTTACCGTCTGTGACGACTATTCTTTCATGCGTAAAGCGATTCAGTACAGCAGCTTCGATTATTTGTTGAAACCAATTGAAGTTGATGCGCTCAATCAAGCATTGTCCGGTGCTGTGAATGCTTGGAAAAGCGAAGAGGAGGAACGGCAAAACAAAGAGTCGGGCATTTATGAAGATGTTAAAAGCTTACGTATGAACCGGGTGGTAACGGCAGCTTGTAACGGCGAGCCTTTTGATGCTGGACAAATTTCATTATGTCTTCCGCAAGCTGATGGATACGATCTTGCTTTACTTTCCTTTTACCAGATGCACGATTCGGATTCTTATATTCAGTTGTTGACTAAGGAGCTTTGTGATCGAAAGTGGGGAAATGCCTTTGCGTTATTGAACGATCATCATCTCTGTGTCGTTATGACTGTACCTGGTAAATGGTTAGCGGTAGAAGAATGGATCAGTCATCACTTTGATATTCCCATTCGTTATTTCAGCATTCCATTGAAATCATTGGAAGATCTGCCTTCGTCCTTTCAAGCTGCGCAAAGGGAGATGGACGATTTAAACTTCAGATCGATAAACCGGCTGACCCATGTCGATGATGCGATGCGCATGCATGATATTGTCGCTTATGTGGACAAGTATTTTACAGAAGAGGTGAGTTTAGAAAAACTGTCCAACCGCTTTTTCCTGAGTCGCGAACATATCTCAAGAAGATTCAAGCAAGAAAAAGGAGTGACCCTGTCTGAATACGTCACTCAACTTAGAATTGAACAAGCGAAACAGTGGTTAATTCAAACGGACGAGAAGGTGTACTCGATTTCAATAAAGCTTGGATATCAGGATGGAAACTTTTTTTCAAAGCTATTCAAAAAAATGGTTGGAATGACACCAATCCAGTACCGGGATTATAGAAAAGGCAAAACAGAAAAGGTTAAATAG
- a CDS encoding ABC transporter substrate-binding protein yields MNKKMLLLFWTGNLIISLFACEAGNEIVKKETISEDQKITLEVWNRKVEISTQFEEMILAYEKENQGVDLIVRTVGGGVDDRSDLIAQLAAGKGPDIFTNGGYEEAKMWSEYLEDLSDQPWIEYALEEALASMTFDDNIYGMPISLEGYGFIYNKDLFKEAGIETVPKTLTELIAAAEKLEAAGITPFAIGYYEKWKLGHLINIAFAQQEDPDAFIKGLNDRTLDIEHNQIFKDLVRLLDVSIKYGNENPLTTDYNMEVNLFATGRAAMIQQGNWIQPMLDQQSPKMNIGFLPIAMNDDPKNDALAVGVPNYWVVNKQSPPEKKKEAKKFLNWMVSSEQGKHFMTEQFKFIPAFKHIETNDLGPLADDIIRYAEDGKTLSFNWFKYPGGARDEFDHEFGLAMQAYIDKRLTHDQLLQELQKSGAGGRFSCFLIFAPHICHTPNLIEVKQVLLF; encoded by the coding sequence ATGAATAAAAAGATGTTGCTATTGTTTTGGACAGGTAACCTCATCATCTCACTTTTCGCGTGTGAAGCTGGCAATGAAATAGTGAAAAAGGAAACGATAAGTGAAGATCAGAAAATTACGTTGGAAGTGTGGAATCGGAAAGTCGAAATTTCCACACAGTTCGAAGAGATGATTCTAGCTTATGAGAAGGAAAATCAGGGTGTGGATCTAATCGTTCGTACCGTAGGCGGAGGAGTCGATGACCGCAGCGATCTAATCGCACAGTTAGCTGCCGGAAAAGGTCCTGATATCTTTACGAACGGTGGATACGAAGAGGCCAAAATGTGGAGTGAGTATTTGGAAGACCTTTCTGATCAACCATGGATTGAGTATGCATTAGAAGAGGCGCTGGCATCAATGACATTTGATGACAACATTTACGGAATGCCAATAAGCCTTGAAGGGTATGGGTTCATTTACAATAAAGATTTATTTAAAGAGGCAGGCATTGAAACGGTGCCCAAAACGCTCACTGAATTAATCGCAGCAGCAGAAAAATTGGAAGCGGCAGGCATCACCCCTTTTGCAATCGGATATTATGAAAAATGGAAATTAGGCCATCTTATAAACATTGCCTTCGCGCAACAGGAAGATCCAGATGCCTTTATTAAAGGCCTGAATGACAGAACGCTAGACATCGAACACAATCAAATATTTAAAGACCTGGTAAGGTTGTTGGATGTATCAATTAAATACGGAAACGAGAATCCGTTGACTACGGATTACAACATGGAAGTGAATTTATTTGCCACTGGGAGAGCAGCGATGATCCAGCAAGGTAACTGGATTCAACCGATGCTCGATCAACAATCGCCAAAGATGAACATCGGATTTCTGCCAATCGCAATGAATGACGACCCTAAAAACGATGCCTTAGCGGTCGGTGTCCCTAATTACTGGGTCGTGAATAAACAATCGCCCCCGGAAAAGAAGAAAGAAGCAAAGAAATTTTTAAACTGGATGGTTTCTTCTGAACAAGGAAAACACTTTATGACCGAACAATTCAAATTTATCCCGGCGTTTAAACATATTGAGACAAACGATTTAGGACCGCTCGCAGACGATATTATTCGTTACGCCGAGGATGGGAAAACGTTGTCCTTTAATTGGTTTAAATACCCTGGGGGAGCTAGGGATGAGTTCGACCACGAGTTCGGGCTTGCCATGCAAGCTTATATTGATAAACGGCTTACTCATGATCAACTGCTGCAAGAGTTGCAGAAGTCGGGAGCGGGGGGACGGTTCTCGTGCTTCCTTATCTTTGCTCCTCATATTTGTCACACCCCGAATCTTATCGAAGTTAAACAAGTCCTGCTCTTCTGA
- a CDS encoding glycoside hydrolase family 68 protein, translated as MKIKTRKKVGKLVLCAAILASSLTSISVAASSNWSIEDDYTASWSRQQAEKVALTEETTAPIIDLDFEDVAPDVWVWDTWPLQNRDGSLANVKGYRIAFALVAPRTYTWHDRHTEARIGMFYSKNGKDWTYAGIPYDYDNALGHMQWAGSAMLDEKGKVHFFYTATSDMNANGGKEFNQDGWVQRAEQRLAKTTFDISADKNGVHLTNEGDHQILLEADGHHYETIEQFQEHGNIITGFRDPFFFKDPNTGEEYIIWEGQAGTNRNDIKPENIGDKEYRESHNVPDHAKFYNGNIGIAKVLDNDVTKLEILPPLLESVGVNHQLERPHVVVKDDTYYLLTISHEFTFAPGLTGPDGLYGFVGEGSLRTDYKPVNGTGLVVANPAEKPFQAYSWWAAPDGQVISFINEPVDENGQVKFGGTFAPTLKVSFDGDKTKIVKEMQAGEIKPFGPYGRSLK; from the coding sequence ATGAAAATCAAAACTCGTAAAAAGGTAGGAAAATTAGTTTTATGTGCTGCGATTTTAGCGAGCAGTCTGACAAGCATTAGCGTTGCTGCGAGCTCTAACTGGAGTATTGAGGATGATTACACGGCATCATGGTCCAGACAGCAAGCAGAGAAAGTGGCTCTAACGGAAGAGACGACAGCCCCAATCATCGATTTGGACTTTGAAGATGTAGCTCCGGATGTGTGGGTTTGGGATACTTGGCCGCTTCAAAACAGAGACGGTTCCCTTGCGAACGTGAAAGGTTACAGAATCGCATTCGCATTGGTTGCACCACGTACTTATACTTGGCATGACCGTCATACTGAAGCAAGAATCGGCATGTTCTACTCTAAAAACGGCAAGGATTGGACGTATGCTGGAATTCCATACGACTATGACAACGCGTTAGGGCACATGCAATGGGCTGGATCTGCTATGTTGGACGAGAAAGGAAAAGTGCATTTCTTCTATACAGCAACTAGTGATATGAATGCCAATGGCGGTAAAGAATTTAATCAAGACGGATGGGTGCAAAGAGCGGAACAACGCCTAGCTAAGACGACATTTGATATCAGTGCAGACAAAAATGGCGTGCATCTGACAAATGAAGGGGATCACCAAATTCTTCTTGAAGCAGATGGCCATCATTATGAAACGATCGAACAGTTCCAAGAGCACGGAAATATCATCACTGGATTCCGCGATCCGTTTTTCTTCAAAGATCCGAATACAGGTGAAGAATACATTATTTGGGAAGGTCAAGCAGGCACTAACAGAAATGATATCAAACCGGAAAATATCGGGGATAAAGAATACCGCGAATCACACAACGTTCCTGATCATGCGAAATTTTATAACGGAAATATCGGAATTGCGAAAGTACTTGACAACGACGTAACTAAACTTGAAATATTACCGCCGCTTCTTGAGTCGGTTGGGGTTAACCATCAGTTAGAACGTCCGCATGTTGTGGTAAAAGACGACACTTACTACCTGCTTACAATCAGTCATGAATTTACGTTTGCACCAGGTTTAACAGGTCCGGATGGATTGTACGGTTTTGTCGGCGAGGGAAGCTTGCGCACAGATTATAAGCCAGTAAATGGCACAGGTCTTGTTGTTGCCAATCCGGCGGAAAAACCGTTTCAAGCTTATTCATGGTGGGCGGCTCCAGATGGCCAGGTTATCAGCTTCATTAATGAACCTGTAGATGAGAATGGACAAGTTAAATTTGGCGGAACATTTGCACCGACGCTGAAGGTATCCTTTGACGGTGACAAAACAAAGATCGTGAAAGAAATGCAAGCTGGAGAAATCAAACCATTCGGTCCTTACGGTAGATCTTTAAAGTAA
- a CDS encoding glycoside hydrolase family 68 protein, whose product MSIQKRIQKKGKALTTLALATTLAVSALIPVHAEVADTTVNWTREQVSKIELNKDNTLPYTDVSKLEKFTEDYHVWDSWPLTDRDGNIASIKGWKVLFALSAPNNVLPGKVHDIATIRYFYSKNGKDWTLGGTLFPEGASLGSREWAGSAMMDDGKIHAFYTATGHRGQEHLTFEQRLAMATGDIVADSKGVRFENWGDHKIILEPDGKYYQTREQAQQGEGGGYAFRDPMWFKDPKTDKEYILFEGNSGGAVGDRTFKQEYAGSIEYTSKNPVPAGAVHANGNIGIAEVVDGDPSNLKMLPPLLEANYVNEELERPHIVVKDNKYYLFTDTHINKYAEGLQGPEGLYGFVSDTLFGGYEPLNESGLVLANPPENPYQAYSWLVLPNLSVVGFAHFGDIGDMSIGDIGHQPDEFQFEHFGGTLPPTVKLSIKGDTTKIGKEYSPGWIK is encoded by the coding sequence ATGTCTATCCAAAAAAGGATTCAAAAAAAAGGGAAAGCACTAACGACTTTAGCTTTGGCGACAACCCTTGCTGTTTCTGCATTGATTCCTGTTCACGCCGAGGTCGCGGACACGACTGTTAACTGGACTCGTGAACAAGTATCGAAAATTGAACTCAATAAAGATAATACCTTGCCTTATACAGATGTAAGTAAACTAGAGAAATTTACGGAAGATTACCATGTTTGGGATTCATGGCCACTAACCGACCGCGATGGAAATATCGCCTCGATTAAAGGCTGGAAAGTGTTGTTTGCACTGTCTGCTCCTAACAATGTACTGCCAGGTAAAGTGCATGACATTGCAACCATCCGCTATTTTTATTCGAAAAACGGGAAAGATTGGACGCTTGGTGGAACGCTTTTCCCTGAGGGAGCTTCATTAGGATCTCGTGAATGGGCTGGATCTGCCATGATGGATGACGGTAAAATCCATGCATTCTATACAGCAACTGGACATAGAGGTCAAGAGCATTTAACTTTTGAACAGCGATTGGCGATGGCTACAGGTGATATCGTAGCAGACAGCAAAGGAGTCCGTTTTGAAAACTGGGGTGATCACAAGATCATTTTAGAGCCGGACGGTAAGTATTATCAAACAAGAGAGCAAGCTCAGCAAGGTGAAGGCGGGGGCTATGCTTTCCGTGACCCTATGTGGTTTAAAGACCCCAAAACGGACAAGGAATATATTTTGTTTGAAGGGAATTCAGGCGGTGCTGTAGGTGATCGTACCTTTAAACAAGAATATGCAGGAAGTATTGAGTACACTAGTAAAAACCCAGTTCCTGCAGGCGCTGTACATGCGAATGGGAACATCGGTATTGCAGAGGTAGTGGATGGCGATCCTTCAAATCTTAAAATGCTCCCGCCGCTTTTGGAAGCTAATTATGTAAATGAAGAATTAGAACGTCCGCATATCGTTGTAAAGGATAATAAATATTATTTATTCACTGATACTCATATCAATAAATATGCTGAAGGGCTTCAAGGTCCTGAAGGTTTGTATGGTTTTGTTTCTGATACATTGTTCGGTGGTTATGAGCCGTTAAATGAAAGTGGTTTAGTTTTAGCTAATCCTCCTGAAAATCCATACCAAGCTTATTCATGGTTGGTTCTTCCGAATTTAAGTGTCGTAGGGTTTGCTCATTTTGGTGATATTGGTGATATGTCAATTGGTGATATTGGACATCAACCAGATGAATTCCAATTTGAACATTTTGGAGGAACATTGCCTCCAACTGTTAAGCTATCAATCAAAGGCGATACGACAAAAATAGGAAAAGAATACAGCCCTGGTTGGATTAAGTAA